The Hordeum vulgare subsp. vulgare chromosome 4H, MorexV3_pseudomolecules_assembly, whole genome shotgun sequence genomic interval GGCATCGGCGGCGGGGGCGTCGCCGTCGCCGACCATGCCATGGACCTCCACCACGACCACGCCAACCATAACGGCCAGTCCCAGCCCCAGGCGCAGGACATGGCCTCGCCGCCTGCTGCTGTGTCGGAGGACAGCTCCGGGAAGAAGCGCGCGGCGGCCATTGCCGGCGGAGGCGGGGGAGGGCCGGCGGTCAAGTACCGGGAGTGCCTCAAGAACCACGCGGCGGCCATCGGCGGCAACGCCACCGACGGGTGCGGCGAGTTCATGCCCAGCGGCGAGGAGGGCTCGCTGGAGGCGCTCAAGTGCTCCGCCTGCGGCTGCCACCGCAATTTCCACCGCAAGGAGCTCGACGACTTGGACGGCGACAGCTGCGCCTCGCACGGCTACGGCTACGGGCACCACGCCGTCCGCCGCCTGCTCGGCCCCGCCGTGTCGCACTCGCACCACCACAAAAGCAGCGGGGGCCTCCTCGTCACCGCGGACCACTACGGCGCCTACGCCGCGGCACGCGCGCTCCCCCCGCCTCCGCCCCCACTGCCTGGACACCACCACCAGATCATCATGCCGCTCAACATGATCCAGACGTCCGAGTCGGACGAGATGGACGGCATCATGGGCGACGGCAGGGGCGGGCTAGcctcaggcggcggcggcggctcctcctcgtCCAAGAAGCGCTTCCGCACCAAGTTCACCGCCGAGCAGAAGGGGCGCATGCTGGAGTTCGCGGAGGGCGTGGGGTGGCGCCTCCAGAAGCTGGACGACGCCATGGTGCAGCACTTCTGCCAGGAGATCGGCGTCAAGCGCcgcgtcctcaaggtctggatgcacaacaacaagcacaacctcGCCAGTAGGCCGCCCCCTACCTCGCCGCCGCAGCCAATGCCGGTGGCGATGTCAATGCCGATGCCGCTGGGCATGTCAATGCCGATGCAAGTGCCGCCGCCGTCGCAGCCCGGGCCTTCGGGCCACCGCGGCCCGAGCTCCCCACACGGGGAGCTCAAGCTCGACTGACGGCACAAAGAAGATGAAATTAACCGTGGTGCCTGTCCGTCAACGGCGCCATGGTTGCTGATTCTACCACTAGCGTTAGTAAGCCGCATTGCCATTAATTTCACTGTTCCATCGAAGCGATCGATCGAAGcagagagaagagaagagaaccaGAAACAAACTCGAGTTTATCGTCGTCTccaatttttttttcttccttttgctGTTTATCTTGTCATAAGGTTGGGGAGCAAGCATGAGAGGGGGGACATAGGTGATCCGAACTGAGCTCCACTCAATTTCAATTTATTTTTCCCTCCCCTTCTTCGTCTCCTTGGTTGGTTGGTGTCTCTGACTTGAAGTCTAGCAGTGCCTGTTGAGCTGAGCATCTGAGTTGTCATGGACCAGATCAGAGGTTGCATGAAATCAATTCTGACTTGTTTAGAGTTTCTCCGTTTTACCTGCACTTTTCCCGGGCTTAATCTTGAATGCatgataaataaaaaataaataaataaaagagagaaCATGAGATGCAATCTCTCCCCAGGTCTTGTATCTTTCATGCGCACTGTTCGTGAGTCATGACATGATCTGCATGCTTAATCTGCAGCTCCTGTCGGTGCTTGCTGTTACTGTGGCCTGCcggcctgcatgcatgcatgcatgcatgcctgaTCTGATCCGGCGATGTGAATTCACCACTCACAAGCCACAAAGACAATGAAAAGGGAAGAGAGATCCTTGTCAAGAATTTGGAAGCGTGAGAGTGATGGATCGGGAGAGGGTGAAAAATTGAAAACTTGCTGCTGTCCCCGTTTCTCTATTCGGAGCAGATGATAGGAGAGTCCTTGGCCTGCGCGTCGATTTGGCCCGGCCCCGAGCAATCAATCATGCTTGGGGCCGTGTACGAGTGCAggggggcaggggagcatgtggcCACCCAATCTAAATTTGGCTTGGGTTTGCCGCGGAAACAAAAATGCGGGAGATCGCTGGTGCTCCCCGTGCTCCCGCAGGGGATTTCCGACGATGAATTCTTCTTCATCTACCATCCGTTTTCCCTCCTGATCCGGTGATCCCTACCACCCCTGCATGTGTGATTGGTGCGCTGGTTTGGTGctgttagagcatcttcaacagcatTACAAATCTTGGTCAAAAAACATTTTCTAAAAGCTTTTGTATAAATGGTCTTCATCATTTTTTTTACAATACTTGCTATATTTGCATCCATATTTTGCATATTTGTCAAACCAAAGGCTATTTTGTAAATTATTAGCAAACCTTACTTTCTCTCAATGACAGATGGGTCTGTATACTGGTGCGTATGCTGCCCATGTGTTGTGTGTGCGCGCGTGTGTGTGCGCACGTGTACGTGTATGTGTTTTTTTACATGTACGCGTGTGTActgcatgtgtacgtgtgtgctgcatgtgtacgtg includes:
- the LOC123447836 gene encoding zinc-finger homeodomain protein 4-like, whose translation is MDLSVPRGEFPIPMHAAAASPYGGGIGGGGVAVADHAMDLHHDHANHNGQSQPQAQDMASPPAAVSEDSSGKKRAAAIAGGGGGGPAVKYRECLKNHAAAIGGNATDGCGEFMPSGEEGSLEALKCSACGCHRNFHRKELDDLDGDSCASHGYGYGHHAVRRLLGPAVSHSHHHKSSGGLLVTADHYGAYAAARALPPPPPPLPGHHHQIIMPLNMIQTSESDEMDGIMGDGRGGLASGGGGGSSSSKKRFRTKFTAEQKGRMLEFAEGVGWRLQKLDDAMVQHFCQEIGVKRRVLKVWMHNNKHNLASRPPPTSPPQPMPVAMSMPMPLGMSMPMQVPPPSQPGPSGHRGPSSPHGELKLD